CAATCTCGGCGTGCAGCCGGAAATTTTCAATGCCCGCTTCGTCCGTCCGAAATGGACGCCTGCGCACAAGACGTACCGTGACTTCGCAGCCAAGCAGCCGCAGGAGGACCGGACCTATTTTTCCGTAGAAGGTTTTTACAAGTACACCTATCTCAAGAACATCTACGGCGCCGATATAAAGAAGTTCAACACAACGCACGGGACAGCCTACGCCTCGTTCGATGAAATACGGCTCGACGAACGCCTCTCCGGAAAACGCACCGCAAAGGAGCGCGAGGATTGGGAGAATTTCGTCCGGAAGACGCTCAACATACTTTGGATCTCCATCGATAATTCCGCACTGCCGGAATACCGCGCCTACCTCAAGGCGAAATATGTCACCATCGCCGCGCTCAATAAGAACTATGAAACGACATACCGCTCCTTCGCCGACGTCAAGTTCTCCGAAGACCTCTATCGCGAGATGCGCTGGGGAGGCCTGCGCGTCGTCGACCTCGATTCGTTCCTCCAGGGCTGGCGCGATCCGGTAAAACGGGCCGTTCATAAAGCGCCGCTCGATTCCCTGTCCGTTACCGGCATCGATTTCCTGTTCCGCAGACACCTTGCGGAAAAGCATCGCACCGTCAGCGCGATGAACAGCGCGCTTGGCACGAGCGTATCGGATTTCTCACAGATCGTGCCCCCGCAGAAGGAGTATCATTATCAGAATTTCCTCGACAACAGAACCGCGCTCAAGATAGAATTCAGCACGCGCAATTACCGCCGCGTCATCGATGAGGTCGTCATGCAGGGACGCGCGGTTTTCAACACCGTCATGTTCTGCCTTCTGTCGGTGCTCTCCGCGCTCATCGTGAACCCGTTGGCCGCGTATGCATTGAGCCGATACAAGGTGCGTTCCCGGTATCAGATACTCCTCGTGCTCATGCTCACCATGGCCTTCCCGCCGATGGTCACACAGATACCGCGTTTCCTCATGATACGAGACCTCCAGCTCCTCAACACGTTCTGGGCGCTCATATTGCCGGGGCTTGCCAGCGGTTATTCGATATTCCTCCTCAAAGGGTTCTTCGATTCACTGCCAAAAGAGCTCTATGAGAGCGCACAGATAGACGGCGCCGTGGAATGGCATCTCTTTCTCCATATAACCATGGCGCTCTCCAAGCCCATTCTTGCCGTCATTGCGCTCAACGCCTTCGTCCATGCGTATTCGGCGTTCATGTACGCGCTCCTCATCTGTCAGGACCCGAACATGTGGACGCTCATGGTGTGGCTGTATCAGCTCCAGCGGATGAGCGGGCCGGGTGTCATGTACGCGTCGCTCATCATAGCGGCGCTGCCGACATTCCTCGTGTTCGCCTTTGCGCAGGATGTCATCATGCGCGGCATCGTGGTGCCGACGGAGAAGTAGCGATTCTGAAATAACCCCCTTCCCTAGCCCTTCCCCCTTCAAAAAGGGGAAGGGAACGCGCAGGTAATT
This is a stretch of genomic DNA from Spirochaetota bacterium. It encodes these proteins:
- a CDS encoding carbohydrate ABC transporter permease, coding for MPLIARIGRKSIGPRVIITLMYIALFAGAVTMIYPFLLMISGSTKSAVDNRTVDIIPAYLVNDTALYQKYAEGLMNEMPNEMQNRYHTTVSSFERIMPPSSVNKALVKEYEEFLSKKDLPAYFYELGFIAAGTTRGVVPQKLREFKNEMMKRYNGSIDEYNKAMGLQYVSWNNLGVQPEIFNARFVRPKWTPAHKTYRDFAAKQPQEDRTYFSVEGFYKYTYLKNIYGADIKKFNTTHGTAYASFDEIRLDERLSGKRTAKEREDWENFVRKTLNILWISIDNSALPEYRAYLKAKYVTIAALNKNYETTYRSFADVKFSEDLYREMRWGGLRVVDLDSFLQGWRDPVKRAVHKAPLDSLSVTGIDFLFRRHLAEKHRTVSAMNSALGTSVSDFSQIVPPQKEYHYQNFLDNRTALKIEFSTRNYRRVIDEVVMQGRAVFNTVMFCLLSVLSALIVNPLAAYALSRYKVRSRYQILLVLMLTMAFPPMVTQIPRFLMIRDLQLLNTFWALILPGLASGYSIFLLKGFFDSLPKELYESAQIDGAVEWHLFLHITMALSKPILAVIALNAFVHAYSAFMYALLICQDPNMWTLMVWLYQLQRMSGPGVMYASLIIAALPTFLVFAFAQDVIMRGIVVPTEK